One window of the Sulfitobacter sp. HNIBRBA3233 genome contains the following:
- a CDS encoding TAXI family TRAP transporter solute-binding subunit, whose amino-acid sequence MNMILKTAVAAIALTTATITAASAETRVTYKSAKTGSSYYQMGVELAEAMKAGTGGDISVTVEESQGSVQNVMEVRARGGDYVFTTPPALVGLAQGGKAMFEGKGDPAFDDIRALFPIPSLTMHFVMSADSGVTDIAGLAGKTILLGKGSFGATEGEKYLELFGVADSVEIADAELSNAVAALKNGQIDGFVTAGSYPAPNVIEAAASASVTILSMTQEQVAETKRTEIVIPANTYAGQQADITTTSLPVVAYTTTKMDDDTAYALTKTYWENKAKLGDTSPWWNGVDPAMLGNINGKIHPGAVRYYEEAGIELSEDQK is encoded by the coding sequence ATGAACATGATACTGAAGACAGCCGTTGCGGCGATTGCCCTGACGACCGCCACGATAACGGCCGCATCGGCCGAGACGCGGGTGACGTACAAGTCGGCCAAGACTGGATCGTCCTATTACCAGATGGGCGTGGAACTGGCCGAGGCGATGAAGGCCGGCACCGGCGGCGACATCTCGGTCACCGTGGAAGAAAGCCAGGGCTCCGTTCAGAACGTGATGGAAGTGCGCGCCCGTGGTGGCGACTACGTCTTCACCACGCCACCGGCGCTCGTCGGTCTGGCGCAAGGGGGGAAGGCCATGTTCGAAGGGAAGGGCGATCCGGCCTTTGACGATATTCGCGCGCTTTTTCCCATTCCGTCGCTGACCATGCATTTCGTCATGTCCGCCGATAGCGGTGTCACCGATATCGCGGGTCTGGCGGGCAAGACGATCCTGCTCGGCAAGGGCTCCTTCGGCGCGACAGAGGGCGAGAAATACCTCGAACTCTTCGGTGTGGCCGATAGCGTCGAGATCGCGGATGCGGAACTGTCCAACGCTGTCGCAGCGCTCAAGAACGGGCAGATCGACGGTTTCGTCACGGCAGGCTCTTACCCCGCGCCCAACGTGATAGAGGCGGCGGCTTCCGCTTCCGTCACGATCCTGTCCATGACGCAAGAGCAGGTCGCCGAGACCAAGCGCACGGAAATCGTCATTCCCGCCAACACCTATGCCGGTCAGCAGGCCGATATCACCACGACCTCGCTGCCCGTGGTGGCATACACGACCACCAAGATGGACGACGACACGGCCTACGCGCTGACCAAGACCTACTGGGAAAACAAGGCCAAGCTGGGCGATACATCCCCTTGGTGGAACGGTGTCGATCCGGCCATGCTGGGCAATATCAACGGCAAGATCCATCCCGGTGCGGTGCGCTACTACGAAGAAGCGGGCATTGAACTGAGCGAAGACCAGAAGTAA
- a CDS encoding TRAP transporter substrate-binding protein, which produces MTMNRRTFLQTTAAAGSLMSLGAPAFAKTTLTGVSYLPPSYKALSFGSAGFVERLSQSDAVAVDYYDSAKLLKADEQLPALNSGAIDFMFHTTSYITRSVPILGITGLPSVVEALHDNPDRLAKGSPLYELINEEMQKEGLYMHSLMGNILEPEYMWSTKAAPIQSVADLSGKKVRVVSFEATQVIEDFGAAAVRIPSSELYLALQRGTVDAAVANISTVVGRSLQEQLGFVHKLPLTAYGIGLFTTTKRWETMSSDAQAAFTEAADWLDANGAKEANDVIYPNEFWPMMEAAGIEVIEPTEEDLAQLAEASKAVDAAWMEEVGAEVGERAIALALGQTS; this is translated from the coding sequence ATGACCATGAACCGCCGCACTTTCCTGCAAACAACTGCCGCCGCAGGCTCCCTGATGAGCCTCGGCGCCCCGGCCTTTGCCAAAACCACGCTGACCGGGGTCAGCTACCTGCCGCCGAGCTACAAGGCCCTGTCCTTCGGCTCTGCCGGTTTCGTCGAGCGCCTGTCGCAGAGCGACGCCGTTGCCGTCGACTATTACGACAGTGCCAAGCTGCTGAAGGCAGACGAACAGCTGCCCGCGCTGAACTCGGGCGCCATCGACTTCATGTTCCACACCACCAGCTACATCACCCGCTCGGTGCCGATCCTGGGGATCACAGGTCTGCCCAGCGTGGTCGAGGCGCTCCATGACAATCCCGACCGGCTTGCCAAAGGCAGCCCTCTGTACGAGCTGATCAACGAGGAGATGCAGAAAGAAGGGCTCTACATGCATTCCTTGATGGGCAACATTCTCGAGCCCGAATACATGTGGTCCACCAAAGCCGCACCGATCCAGTCCGTCGCCGACCTGTCGGGCAAGAAAGTGCGCGTCGTCAGCTTCGAGGCCACGCAGGTCATCGAGGATTTCGGCGCCGCTGCCGTGCGGATCCCGTCGTCGGAGCTGTATCTGGCGCTTCAGCGCGGCACGGTCGATGCCGCCGTCGCCAATATCTCCACCGTCGTCGGCCGTTCCTTGCAGGAGCAACTGGGCTTCGTGCACAAACTGCCGCTGACCGCCTACGGCATCGGCCTCTTCACCACCACGAAGCGTTGGGAGACAATGAGCTCCGACGCGCAGGCCGCCTTCACCGAGGCAGCCGACTGGCTGGACGCCAATGGCGCGAAAGAGGCCAATGATGTGATCTATCCCAACGAATTCTGGCCCATGATGGAAGCCGCCGGGATCGAGGTGATCGAGCCGACCGAAGAGGACCTCGCCCAATTGGCCGAAGCCTCCAAGGCCGTCGACGCCGCCTGGATGGAAGAGGTGGGTGCCGAAGTCGGTGAGCGTGCCATCGCGCTCGCCCTCGGCCAGACATCTTAA
- a CDS encoding TRAP transporter permease, which yields MPDLRTGRLAAAFWLILAAALVAYHLALIFSGLVPNLVSRPLHMAFILPFVLMLGNESRWGTISGTVLAALGICATVWIAINHDRLGDQYGFLEGDMQIAMAVTLLVVTLEAARRAIGWPLPLVAAAALLYGLFGQYIPGQFGHSGTPIASFLGTLTIAEGGIFGSLTGVSVAVVAIFVIFGAVLNAGEAGQGFMNVAGAAAGRLKGGGAKVSVISSALFGSISGSASANVASTGAVTLPAMTKLGYPKRLAAAVEAVASSGGQIMPPLMGAGAFVMVELTGVPYTSIMAAAILPALLYFFAVWVGINAYATRFDLRGVDEADRPKGRDVVITSLFFLVPFSVLLWAMFGAGFTPQYAAALAILAGAVLLFFNMDFELRPSQIAERFQSALMNAARQVSMIAAIILCASIIIGVLAITGLGVKITSLILEGSGGLLWPSLLLTALACLLLGMEVPTTAAYVICVSVAGPALIQLGLEPLQAHLFVFWFALLSTITPPVCGAVFIAAGMIGENWLKVALTAMALGVGLYLIPLGMIANPDIIRLVDSPLSAIIAMLRIAAGLALVSYGLIGARKSGKTALLVGAGLAVIFSGIYI from the coding sequence ATGCCTGATCTTCGCACCGGTCGCCTTGCCGCAGCTTTCTGGTTGATACTGGCCGCGGCGCTCGTGGCCTATCACCTTGCGCTGATCTTCTCCGGCCTGGTTCCCAATCTGGTCAGCCGTCCGCTGCATATGGCTTTCATCCTGCCGTTCGTGCTGATGCTGGGCAACGAAAGCCGCTGGGGAACGATAAGCGGCACGGTACTGGCCGCGCTGGGCATCTGCGCGACAGTATGGATCGCGATCAACCACGACCGGCTGGGCGATCAATACGGCTTCCTAGAAGGCGACATGCAGATTGCCATGGCGGTCACCCTTCTGGTGGTGACGCTCGAGGCCGCCCGCCGTGCCATCGGCTGGCCGCTGCCGCTGGTCGCTGCCGCAGCGCTGCTTTACGGTCTTTTCGGTCAATACATTCCCGGCCAGTTCGGCCATTCAGGAACTCCGATCGCCAGTTTCCTCGGAACGCTCACCATTGCCGAAGGCGGTATCTTCGGGTCACTCACCGGGGTGTCCGTGGCCGTGGTGGCGATTTTCGTGATCTTCGGCGCGGTGCTGAACGCGGGCGAGGCGGGGCAGGGGTTCATGAACGTGGCCGGCGCGGCGGCAGGACGACTGAAGGGCGGGGGTGCGAAGGTATCCGTGATCTCCTCGGCGCTCTTCGGTTCGATCTCGGGGTCCGCTTCGGCCAATGTCGCGTCTACCGGCGCCGTCACCCTGCCTGCCATGACCAAACTGGGCTATCCCAAACGCCTTGCTGCCGCTGTCGAGGCGGTCGCATCCTCTGGCGGGCAAATTATGCCGCCCCTGATGGGCGCGGGTGCTTTCGTTATGGTCGAGCTGACCGGCGTGCCCTACACGTCGATCATGGCGGCGGCGATCCTGCCCGCGCTTCTCTACTTCTTTGCCGTCTGGGTCGGCATCAACGCCTATGCCACCCGTTTCGACCTCAGGGGCGTTGACGAAGCAGACCGCCCCAAGGGGCGCGACGTCGTTATCACCTCGCTGTTTTTCCTTGTGCCCTTCTCGGTCCTGCTCTGGGCGATGTTCGGGGCCGGGTTCACCCCGCAATATGCAGCGGCGCTTGCGATCCTTGCGGGGGCGGTGCTTTTGTTCTTCAACATGGACTTCGAACTGCGGCCTTCACAGATCGCCGAGCGGTTCCAGAGTGCGCTGATGAATGCCGCAAGACAGGTGTCGATGATCGCGGCCATCATCCTGTGTGCCTCGATCATCATCGGTGTGCTTGCGATCACGGGCCTCGGCGTCAAGATCACCTCGCTTATCCTCGAAGGGTCCGGTGGCCTGCTCTGGCCGTCACTGCTTCTGACCGCGCTCGCCTGTCTGCTTCTGGGGATGGAGGTGCCGACGACGGCGGCCTATGTCATCTGCGTGTCGGTCGCGGGTCCGGCGCTGATACAGCTGGGGCTGGAGCCCTTGCAGGCGCATCTGTTCGTTTTCTGGTTCGCCCTGCTGTCGACGATCACGCCGCCGGTCTGCGGCGCGGTTTTCATCGCTGCGGGGATGATCGGGGAAAACTGGCTGAAGGTCGCGCTGACGGCGATGGCGCTGGGGGTGGGGCTCTATCTGATCCCCTTGGGGATGATCGCAAACCCCGACATCATCCGGCTGGTCGACAGTCCCCTGTCCGCGATCATCGCGATGCTGCGGATCGCCGCCGGGCTGGCGCTCGTCTCCTACGGGCTGATCGGTGCCCGCAAAAGTGGCAAGACCGCCCTGCTGGTCGGTGCCGGGCTGGCCGTGATCTTTTCGGGCATCTACATCTGA
- a CDS encoding hydroxymethylglutaryl-CoA lyase, giving the protein MADRHPVICEVAPRDGFQSIAAPLPTQDKIAIIRDLAAAGCQRIEIGSFVSPKAIPQMADMRDITAAVRDLPARLSALVPNPRGAEDALAAGITELVYVFSASEAHNQNNVRQSVAQSIEGLARIVEVMPGGTDLRVDLATAFDCPFDGTVALEAVTDAVRAICAIAPRAGIALCDTTGRANPFTVAERFGTVMALPESRENSWAFHGHDTFGQGVANALAAWRAGVSVFDTAAAGLGGCPFAPGATGNTATEDVVFAFNEGGLDTGIDLATLLTVADRIAALPGAATGSHLRQVPRHRAA; this is encoded by the coding sequence ATGGCCGACCGGCATCCCGTAATCTGCGAAGTCGCCCCGCGCGACGGCTTTCAATCCATCGCCGCCCCGCTGCCGACGCAGGACAAGATCGCCATCATCCGTGATCTGGCCGCGGCAGGATGTCAGCGGATCGAGATCGGAAGTTTCGTCAGCCCCAAGGCGATCCCGCAAATGGCCGATATGCGCGATATCACGGCGGCGGTGCGCGATCTGCCCGCACGGCTTTCCGCGCTGGTGCCCAATCCGCGGGGCGCCGAAGATGCGCTGGCGGCGGGCATTACCGAGCTGGTCTATGTCTTTTCCGCCTCCGAGGCGCATAACCAAAACAATGTCCGCCAATCCGTCGCGCAGTCGATCGAGGGTCTAGCACGGATCGTCGAGGTGATGCCCGGCGGGACGGACCTGCGCGTGGATCTCGCCACTGCATTCGATTGCCCCTTTGACGGGACGGTCGCCCTGGAGGCTGTCACGGACGCCGTCCGCGCGATCTGCGCCATCGCGCCCCGCGCCGGGATCGCGCTTTGCGACACCACGGGCCGCGCCAATCCGTTCACGGTCGCAGAAAGGTTCGGGACCGTCATGGCCCTGCCCGAGAGCCGCGAGAATTCCTGGGCCTTCCACGGGCACGACACCTTCGGACAGGGGGTTGCCAATGCGCTTGCCGCGTGGCGCGCGGGCGTCAGCGTTTTCGATACAGCTGCGGCGGGGCTTGGGGGTTGTCCCTTCGCGCCCGGCGCCACTGGCAACACGGCGACCGAAGACGTCGTTTTCGCGTTCAACGAAGGCGGGCTCGACACCGGCATCGACCTTGCCACGCTTCTGACCGTCGCCGACCGTATCGCCGCACTGCCGGGGGCCGCGACCGGCAGCCACTTGCGGCAGGTCCCGCGCCATCGCGCGGCCTGA
- a CDS encoding TRAP transporter small permease, producing MRKLFDRIARALQLSGQFVLAFMVLTICYDAIMRYVFTAPTSWSLEINTFLIIYVAAITAADVQRTDSHIRITFFADKMARGAQRVLRVLIGLIGVAFCGIMAWRGGLMTYQAWDFGERVSSSFGTPMVVPYALLPLGFGMLAIQFLFNALDAAFWPDQDDDNAPSENLQEI from the coding sequence ATGAGAAAGCTATTCGACCGCATCGCCCGGGCCCTGCAACTGTCAGGCCAGTTCGTGCTGGCCTTCATGGTGCTGACAATCTGTTATGACGCGATCATGCGGTATGTCTTTACCGCGCCGACCTCGTGGTCACTTGAAATCAATACCTTTCTGATCATCTACGTCGCCGCCATCACCGCGGCGGATGTACAGCGGACCGACAGCCATATCCGGATCACCTTTTTCGCGGACAAGATGGCCAGGGGCGCCCAGCGCGTGCTGCGGGTGCTGATCGGTCTGATCGGCGTCGCGTTTTGCGGGATCATGGCCTGGCGTGGCGGCCTTATGACCTATCAGGCGTGGGATTTCGGCGAGCGTGTCTCCTCCAGTTTCGGCACGCCGATGGTGGTGCCCTACGCGCTGCTGCCGCTGGGCTTTGGAATGCTGGCGATCCAGTTCCTGTTCAACGCGCTCGATGCGGCCTTCTGGCCGGATCAGGACGACGACAACGCACCATCCGAGAATTTGCAGGAAATCTGA